The genomic DNA CACTGAGGGCTTTGATAAAAGTTTCTGGAAATTGCAGAACCTCTGTATTTCCTTCATATTCATACACGTGAAAGCAAATTAGCAATAATTTCAACTGAACTTATTTTAGGGAGTATCCAAGGACTACATTATAGCATTAGGCACATTTCAAGCAAATTCTTTCACTGGTAAAACTTGAAATGCTTCACGTgcacatttctttctcatgtcaAAAAAGAATGACCACTGTTTGTACTCAGAGGTTGAGAAGTAGTCGCCCTTCCCCTCAGGATCTGTACTCAGCCCtctgaaagggaaagaataaaTCCACAGTCTGATCTGTCACTTGGTGTCCTTCATGTCCTCAGACAAATCAGTTAAATCAGTTCAGATTCCAGCAGATCCTCCTACACATCTTAAAGATCTCAAATCAGCATTGTGGAAGGGAATGGTGAAAGAATACTTAgtctggacaaaaaaaaaaaaaaaatacacacagttACGTCCTTCAGTTTCCACAAGGTTTGACAAACTTCTGTACCAAGAGAACCTGGAAAGTGCCCATCATACCTGGATTCAAAGAAACTCAGTGCCCCAACATCATTGGGGACTTGCAAAGTTCTTCTCCAAGAGTTCCAAAGTACATTTTGGCAGCTGTACATCAAGAATAAAGAATCAAGGAGTCAGATAGCAAAAGAAATATGTAGAGAAACAGCATCCGGCCTTGATGATGAGGATGGATTCCCAGAAATCAAGCAAGTTAGCTGGTCCAGAGTGAGAAATATCCATCAGCAGTGAGACACCGAACTGTAAAGGTGACACCACTTCCCATTCAAACAAATCCTTCCCTGATTTCTTCCTTTGATTCAAATAGTGTAAGGCATCTTTTTAACCAAATCACTGTGCCAAGAGTGAAGAAATTatagcagagaaaagcagcttttataCAAAGTAGGTAGGCTAGCAGAGCCTTAATAGTCAAGTGCTCTCTTTTGGATTTATATATAGTCACTcctagaggaaaaaacaaaaaaaaagaaaaaaatagtaattctaGCACTGTAGTATGGACCACTTTAAAGGAAATGAAGGCACTGGACTCGGGCATAGAGGGGCTTTGGCTCTGTGAGAGAGAACCCTGCAAGAAACCTTGCTCTGAATAGGGAGCACTGAAAAGTCACCACGTgtacattttaaatgctttttcccttccttccagaaatctccttgaaacacaaaagaTATCAGGTGCAGGCTTCCATCAAATCAATCTGAAGCTCTTCGGTAGGAGcttacatttattatttatttaacacTATCACCTTCATATTCTAAGACAATATATTTACAGCAGCTTAAGTCTAGGCATAATTTAGCCTGAGGAGAGTCAAACTTTCCTTGTGCAACCTACACTTAACTGTATCCTGCTGAATTATAAAGTACTTATGGGTTTTAACAGTTAAGATGCAAATAGCACAAAAGCAGGCATGCTAAATAACAGTGCACAAATTCCTtatttccatcttttcccaCATTTACATCTGATGTGTTCTTCCGAAGCAGGCAGGAAATCTAGACTAACCTTGTTTTCACAGGCTGATGACTGGAAAGTTGAAGTATTCAGGGCAGAACTCCAGGATAATTTTGCATCTCCTGTTGCAAAAGACCCTTAAAAGACAGTATGTTGAACATGAAAGGTTTTGTTCTtgatgtgggaaaaaaaaaaagaaaagtggcCAATGCCAGGTTgggtttctttttattgttaaaacattaaaacaaagcatttcacCAAATACAAGAAATTTAGGGGTTTTCTGAAGTTACAAACATCTGAATCATCAAGAGAAAGTGTTGAGCTATACATAGTCCAACATTAATCCATCAATTTAATGTATATTAGTACATGCTTAAAACATGGCCCAAATACGAAATCACAAAATAAGTACCTTGATGCTTCTAAGTCTGAGACAAGTAAGTCAGAGAATTGAGTGCGATAAATCTCCAACAATGACTATACACTCAATTACAACCTCAGGGCAGAATTATTCTAGAAGGATTGGTGGTTTCTCCTGCTTGGCTCATTTATGTTCCATTTGGTGAGAATTTTGATTTTGAGAATttgataaaaacattttgaaaaatacaacatttaacaaatgtgaaaaaacaAGTTCAGTCTTCACGGGAATATATGGATTGCATGTCAGTCCAGTCCTTAATTGCCGGTATGTTTTACAAATCTTTACAAAACTAATTTGTATCCATTTTGGTTTCAAAAACATAgtacatctgaaaaataaaatatgactCTACTAATGGGTAATACAAAGACATGAACACGTATTTAAAATTACTCCTGAAAGTAAATAATCTCTGTAACACAGCTATAAGACAAGTTAAACATAGTACAATAAACCATGCATCTTCTGACTTGTCAGATCAGCTAAACTACTCGGTTAACATACAGCAACACTTTTGAACACTTCTGTAAATCCAGCTTTCCTAGTACAGcgaaaaaaagattaaatttgtTCTTCAAGTGGTTCAAGGCTGTCCAAGTGTTTTTTATGTGTATCATCACTGTGACGGCTTTGGCAATGGGTTAAATGTTTCTTAAAGCCTCGGGGAAAATTTGATTCAAAATTACAACGTGGACACTTCAACAAACTTTGACCATGAGCAGCAACATGGTTTTTAAGAAGAGACTCCAAGAGAAAAGCTTTGCCACATATTTTACATTTGTAGGGGCTTTGAACATTATGCTTATTAACTAAGTGGTGCAAGACAGCACCTTTTTTCATTGCACGACAGCAACAAATTTTGCAGTAATACTTTCCCTTGCCACGTTTCATGTATTTTGCTATTTCTTCCTCAGAGATGAAAGCCTCTTTCTCTTCAGTAAACTGCAGCACGCACTGTGGCTGCATGGGAGCAGCTGCATCTATTTTGCCCTCTTTGCCGTAATCAGATGACTCCATATCATACTGCTCTTGGTCACTGTTGGATTCTTGCTCCTTTATCTCCATTGAGTCCATCTCTGTTTTTCCACACTCACTGCTATTTAGTTCAGAATCTGAGTTCTCCTGGTTTTCCTTCTTGGGCTTCTTTTTTGGGCATGAATATAACAAGTCTTCTGGTGATTCTTTGGCTAATATTGATTGTTCATCATGTGAGAATAAATCATCCAGTGGTTTCTGATCATCTAAACTGTGAGAAAGAAAGTCACTCTCACCAGACTCACTAGGTGTCTGGGGCTCGGAGGAAAAACCTGGAGCAGACTTGTGAGGCTCAGAAAACAGGATGTTCTTCTGGATTTCAGAAGGTACAGTAGTTTCAGCATGTCTCTGGACATCAGAggataaagcagcagcaggcttCTGCATCTCAGAAAATACAGCATGCTTCTGAACATCAGGGGAAACAGATTTCTGGGAGTCAGTAAAAAGAGCTTGTTTAGGGGTTTCAGGAGAAACGGAAGGAGCAGGTTTCTGGGACTCAGTAAAGAGGCCATGTTTCTGAATTTCAGGAGAAGCAGATTTCTGAGACTCTGGAAAGGAAGCATGCTCCTGAACTTCAGGGGAAATGGGAGCAAGTTTCTGGGCTTCAGGAAACAGGCCATGCTTCTGGGCTTCGGGAGAAACACGAGCTGATTTCTGGGCTTCAGCACAGAGGGCATGTTTCTGGCCTTCAATAGAGACAGCAGAAGTAGACACCTGATTCTGAGGCTCAGAAAAGACACCACGTTTCTGGACATCAGTAGAAACAGCAGGATTAGATTTACGAGACTCTGGGAACAGGGCTCTTCTCCGAGGTTCAGGGAAATGAGCCCGTTTCTGAACCTCAGATGAAGCAGCGGAGGTGGATTTCTGggtttcagaaaaatacattgatttCCGGGACTCAGAAAGTTTCCAGGATTCAGGAGATACCGAAGCACCAGGCTTACGGACCTCAGGAAAGAAAGCAGGCTTCCAAGAGTCAGAGGAAACAGTGTGACTAGACTTTCGAAGTTCAGGAGAAACAGGGGGAGAATGCTTCCACGTGTCAGGGGACAGAACGGGTTTCCAGCCTTCAGGGTAAACAGATGAGATGGGTTTCCAGGGCTCAGAAGAAACAAGAGTAGACTTCTGGGATTCAGAAAAGGACGTAGATTTCCACGAGTCAGAAACAAGCCTCCTAGGTTCTGGTGACCCAACAGGGCCAGACCTTCGGGACTCAGCGGCAGACCTCCGGGATTCTACGGACACCGACACGGCAGGCTTTGGAGCCCAGGGAGAAACCGTGGAAGACTTCTGCACCTCGTGAGGTGCAGATCTCCAGGGCTCGGGGGAAACAGTCGGACCAGGTCTCCATGACTCCGGCGAAACTGCAGGAGCTGGCCTACGGCTTTCaggagaagaagcagaagaaggcCTACGCATTTGAGAAGGATGTCTCCGGGGCTCAGGAGAGCCAGCTGGGGCATACCTTCGTGGTTCAGGGGATCCTGCTGGGGTAGGTTTCTTTGGTTCTGGTGACACAGCTGGGGAGTATCTGCGGGCCTCCGGAGACACAGCAGGAGAGTGGCGACGGGGCTCCGGTGATACAGCGGGGGAATGGCGACGGGGCTCTGGAGACATTGCCGGGGAATGGCGACGGGGTtctggggacacagctggggaaTGGCGAcggggctctggggacacagccGGGCCTGGCTTCTGTGGGTCAGGGGACACAGCAGGAGATGGCTTCTGTGGGTCAGGGGACACAGCAGGAGACGGCTTCTGTGGATCGGGAGACACAGCAGGAGACGGCTTCTCTGAGTCTGAGGATATGGCTGAGGCTAATTTCTCTGGATCTGGAGATGTGGCCTGGGCTGACTTTTCTGGATCTGGGGACATGGCCTGGGCTGACTTCTCCGGCTCTGAGGAAGCTGCCCGAGACAACTTctggggctctggggacactgATGATTTCTGAAGCTTGGGGGAAACAACAGGTTCCGATTTGGGGAGTTCAGGAGAAAGGGCAGTTTTGCGTGACTCGGGGGAAAGGGTAGGTTTCTGTGGCTCTGATGTGACACTTTTTTTGGAGGAATCTGAATCTCCTTCTACCTGTTCTTTCTGCTCCCCATTCCACTTCTCAGGTGCTGCATGTTGTGCTGTGATGTGATAATACACGTTGCAATACATCTTGCTGGTAAAGAAACACTTGTGGCAGTGAAACAGTTTTGCACTTTTTTGATAAAATATAAGTTTACCCAAACCAGCAGCATCCATTTCATCACAATACTCTGGGTGTATGGTACCCATATGAATTTGTATGTTTTCATAGTCTGTTCCTCTGAAGTTGCAGTGATCACACTCTAAGCGCTCCGTGGTTTTACGTAGTATCTGCAACATGTCCATTTTTCTATGGTCAGTAACAGTTTTCACAGCACTGCACCTTTTGAAGAGGAAACTTCAGTTCCtgcaataaaggaaaaaaaaaatctgtacagtTAGTTGTCAACGCTAATTTCAACTCTTTGTTATTCCCAAATAACcacatgtgctttttttcccctcaattttAGAAAGCATATAATCTGCATAGGTACTAACTACTTcataaagaaatcaaaacatgGATATCTCTCCAACTTCTGCAAATCACTTTACATCAGTAgaacttgaaaaacaaagcttATATTTAACAATAGACCTGCCTAagctgtgtaaaaaaaaaaaatctgcaagcaAATTATAAAAAAGAACCCAGGTGATGAAGAGCTAAGTTAATGTTTCATTTGATAAACGTGACTTGCTTTCTCAGTTGTCCTTTCTTCCCAGATTTGAAGTGGTTTTATTTACATTCCACATGTAAACCGAAGACAAAAAGTAttatactttgaaacagtgccACTGAgataaaaccatttcaaaagTGCATCTTCAGcataaaatttcaaaaccaaTTAGGTGGTTTTgaccaagacaaaaaaaattcaagaagaaaacagcagcctAAAGCCTAGGCTCTGTTTTCATCCACTAAACAGTGTTTTCACTAatcacatgaaaaacaaaagctgctgctCATAAAGATTTTATccattttgaaaagaattttTCCCATTCCATTATTTCATCCGCTGCtctaataacaacaaaaatactgtttaaaaacaacagcacTGACTTCTTTTTTCCAGTTGGTACAGTTGACAGCCCTCTGTATTCAAAACATTGTTTGCCTCACACCAAAGGGAAAGATGGAAATCTCAAAATTATTGTTTTTGCAagaccttaaaaaaaacacacacaaaaaagaaatgcagcatctgaaatgcaaataatttttaatgatttgGCTAGATTCCACTATTTCCGACAGAATTTACCCAGATTAGCTACTACAATAAGCAGAAAGCCAAGTCTAACCACATTCTGTAAGTCATTTTTACGTAAATGTGGAGGTATCTCTATTGTGAAAAGGAACATTTGGACATTCATGTGAAATGCACAGGCTTTTTTCTTGTAGGTTCAAATTAAACAGATGTTACATGATTATCATGCTAAGATATCAACCTAATTTTGGGGGTCTTGTAAGACACACTCTTTCACAACATACAAAGTTTTGGTGCCATTTTAAGATTAATTTTCCCATCTAAACATAGACTCACAACTAATCTATAAAATATGCACCCAAACcaagttttcttaatttattccTAAAGTATTTTTAGCCTGGTTTCTTATGGAAATGAGGCCTACACAAACACATTGCCCTACAGTCAATGCCAACCAAATTGTACAAAGCAATCcactttcatttcaaaattctATGAGTTTAATGAAAATCAAGAACTGtgtagaaaatgaaagaaatatctCCACTGAGGCTAAAGCTGAATATTTCACTTAACAGTTACTAGATCTGTTTAGCCTGTAATCAGTACATGAGTGGTCAGTATGCAAATAGTCTTACAACCTAAAGGACAAGCAGTGTCTGATTCAGCTTGTAATTACggaaaaagaaggaattagGAATACTAGAGCAGTGAGCTGTT from Caloenas nicobarica isolate bCalNic1 chromosome 1, bCalNic1.hap1, whole genome shotgun sequence includes the following:
- the CHAMP1 gene encoding chromosome alignment-maintaining phosphoprotein 1, with product MDMLQILRKTTERLECDHCNFRGTDYENIQIHMGTIHPEYCDEMDAAGLGKLIFYQKSAKLFHCHKCFFTSKMYCNVYYHITAQHAAPEKWNGEQKEQVEGDSDSSKKSVTSEPQKPTLSPESRKTALSPELPKSEPVVSPKLQKSSVSPEPQKLSRAASSEPEKSAQAMSPDPEKSAQATSPDPEKLASAISSDSEKPSPAVSPDPQKPSPAVSPDPQKPSPAVSPDPQKPGPAVSPEPRRHSPAVSPEPRRHSPAMSPEPRRHSPAVSPEPRRHSPAVSPEARRYSPAVSPEPKKPTPAGSPEPRRYAPAGSPEPRRHPSQMRRPSSASSPESRRPAPAVSPESWRPGPTVSPEPWRSAPHEVQKSSTVSPWAPKPAVSVSVESRRSAAESRRSGPVGSPEPRRLVSDSWKSTSFSESQKSTLVSSEPWKPISSVYPEGWKPVLSPDTWKHSPPVSPELRKSSHTVSSDSWKPAFFPEVRKPGASVSPESWKLSESRKSMYFSETQKSTSAASSEVQKRAHFPEPRRRALFPESRKSNPAVSTDVQKRGVFSEPQNQVSTSAVSIEGQKHALCAEAQKSARVSPEAQKHGLFPEAQKLAPISPEVQEHASFPESQKSASPEIQKHGLFTESQKPAPSVSPETPKQALFTDSQKSVSPDVQKHAVFSEMQKPAAALSSDVQRHAETTVPSEIQKNILFSEPHKSAPGFSSEPQTPSESGESDFLSHSLDDQKPLDDLFSHDEQSILAKESPEDLLYSCPKKKPKKENQENSDSELNSSECGKTEMDSMEIKEQESNSDQEQYDMESSDYGKEGKIDAAAPMQPQCVLQFTEEKEAFISEEEIAKYMKRGKGKYYCKICCCRAMKKGAVLHHLVNKHNVQSPYKCKICGKAFLLESLLKNHVAAHGQSLLKCPRCNFESNFPRGFKKHLTHCQSRHSDDTHKKHLDSLEPLEEQI